Proteins encoded together in one Ananas comosus cultivar F153 unplaced genomic scaffold, ASM154086v1, whole genome shotgun sequence window:
- the LOC109706382 gene encoding uncharacterized protein LOC109706382 isoform X1 gives MGWCTKRGFCQSNVRIQFSNLFVAHFGSPNSSITRDDTLLPNSLEKLACGYYRTIYRSYIDRVLWIQEKIASIELVSGEGQRIDSEMSEDIYKRNQQRPIFRF, from the exons ATGGGGTGGTGCACGAAAAGGGGCTTTTGCCAGAGCAACGTGAGAATCCAATTTTCTAATCTCTTTGTTGCGCACTTTGGATCACCCAATTCCTCTATTACGAGAGATGATACACTTTTACCTAATTCCCTTGAGAAATTGGCCTGTGGATATTATCGAACCATATATCGATCATATATCGATCGAGTTCTAT GGATTCAAGAGAAAATAGCGTCGATCGAATTAGTTTCTGGAGAAGGCCAAAGG ATTGATTCGGAGATGAGCGAAGATATATATAAGAGAAATCAGCAGAGACCTATATTTAGGTTTTGA
- the LOC109706382 gene encoding uncharacterized protein LOC109706382 isoform X2 → MGWCTKRGFCQSNVRIQFSNLFVAHFGSPNSSITRDDTLLPNSLEKLACGYYRTIYRSYIDRVLCCYSFLLTSVMTRDSRENSVDRISFWRRPKD, encoded by the exons ATGGGGTGGTGCACGAAAAGGGGCTTTTGCCAGAGCAACGTGAGAATCCAATTTTCTAATCTCTTTGTTGCGCACTTTGGATCACCCAATTCCTCTATTACGAGAGATGATACACTTTTACCTAATTCCCTTGAGAAATTGGCCTGTGGATATTATCGAACCATATATCGATCATATATCGATCGAGTTCTAT GTTGTTATAGTTTCTTATTAACATCTGTGATGACTAGGGATTCAAGAGAAAATAGCGTCGATCGAATTAGTTTCTGGAGAAGGCCAAAGG ATTGA